The following are encoded together in the Leuconostoc mesenteroides subsp. mesenteroides ATCC 8293 genome:
- the argB gene encoding acetylglutamate kinase → MKKIVIKIGGNAATQLTPAFFDTIKFWQKQHYKIAIVHGGGDTISALMSQLNEPVQKINGIRFTTQNGINITKMALLGQVQPALLESCRVNGLSVIGLNAASDQLLTGHTIDQDTFGYVGNIHQVNTKLIHNLWEKNLIPIIAPMAITNSGQWLNVNADHAATALAKYLKADELYLLTDVSGVKIKGNVLQNLTSKTMEELQKKQMITGGMIPKVNSALFAARHGVRAVHITNTVTHPGTIVTI, encoded by the coding sequence ATGAAAAAAATAGTCATCAAAATTGGTGGCAACGCCGCCACTCAACTTACACCAGCCTTTTTTGATACTATCAAATTTTGGCAAAAACAACATTATAAAATTGCGATTGTTCATGGCGGTGGTGACACTATTTCTGCCTTAATGTCACAACTTAATGAACCTGTTCAGAAGATAAACGGTATTCGTTTTACAACACAAAATGGTATCAACATCACAAAAATGGCACTCCTTGGTCAGGTACAACCTGCGCTACTTGAATCTTGCCGTGTCAACGGTCTATCTGTAATTGGATTAAATGCTGCGAGTGATCAACTGTTAACTGGTCACACCATTGATCAAGACACATTCGGATACGTTGGCAACATTCACCAAGTGAATACTAAATTAATTCATAACCTTTGGGAAAAAAATCTCATTCCTATTATTGCTCCGATGGCAATTACTAATAGTGGTCAGTGGTTAAATGTTAATGCGGATCACGCAGCGACAGCTCTGGCTAAGTATCTAAAGGCTGACGAATTATATCTATTAACAGATGTTTCTGGTGTAAAAATTAAGGGAAACGTTTTACAAAATCTAACTTCCAAAACGATGGAAGAATTACAAAAAAAACAGATGATTACCGGTGGCATGATTCCAAAAGTAAACAGTGCCTTATTTGCAGCACGTCATGGCGTGCGCGCTGTTCATATTACAAATACAGTCACCCATCCCGGTACTATTGTCACAATTTGA
- the argJ gene encoding bifunctional glutamate N-acetyltransferase/amino-acid acetyltransferase ArgJ: MTELLNQITTLSTADIAAPIGFHADGQHVGLKHKSKDLGWIYSDVIASVAGVFTTNLVQAAPVQLDKKTIRNGQLQAIIVNSGNANAVTGSIGVSHAESMQEFTAQQLNIDTSLVGVASTGIIGKVLPIDKIINGIKQLKIDGDTNGFAHAIMTTDTKEKSITIQSTIQGKIVTMSGVAKGSGMLHPNMATMLGFITTDINIDAKLLQQALSEDVETSFNQITIDGDTSTNDTVLVMANGLAGHKMIENHTAEYEQFKDMLHTVTTALSIAIANDGEGATKLIAVAVNHAQSALDARMVAKKIVGSSLVKTAIFGKDPNWGRIIAAIGASNVDLNPNLIDISINKIAVLVNGAPADFNADTMAEKLEEHDIHIDVDLHAGTESGCAWGSDLTYEYVKINALYTT; encoded by the coding sequence ATGACAGAATTATTAAATCAAATTACAACACTATCAACAGCTGACATTGCTGCTCCCATAGGATTTCACGCGGATGGCCAACACGTTGGTCTCAAGCACAAATCAAAAGATCTCGGTTGGATTTACAGTGACGTGATAGCTAGTGTGGCCGGGGTTTTTACAACGAATCTAGTGCAGGCCGCTCCAGTTCAACTGGATAAAAAAACGATTCGAAATGGTCAATTGCAAGCCATTATTGTTAATTCTGGAAATGCTAATGCTGTCACCGGTAGCATTGGTGTGTCACATGCGGAATCTATGCAAGAGTTTACTGCACAACAACTAAACATCGATACCAGCCTGGTTGGCGTTGCTTCTACCGGTATTATTGGCAAAGTACTGCCAATCGATAAGATTATCAACGGTATCAAACAGTTAAAGATTGATGGCGACACAAATGGGTTTGCGCACGCCATTATGACTACTGATACTAAGGAAAAATCAATTACCATTCAATCCACTATTCAGGGCAAAATTGTCACAATGAGCGGTGTGGCAAAAGGTTCGGGCATGTTACATCCAAATATGGCTACCATGCTTGGATTTATAACGACCGATATTAACATTGATGCTAAACTTTTACAGCAAGCACTTTCAGAAGATGTTGAGACAAGTTTTAATCAAATTACAATCGATGGTGACACATCAACTAATGACACTGTCTTAGTAATGGCAAACGGTTTAGCTGGTCATAAAATGATTGAGAATCATACAGCTGAATATGAGCAATTCAAAGACATGTTACACACCGTAACTACCGCCCTTTCGATTGCTATTGCTAATGATGGTGAAGGCGCCACTAAATTAATTGCTGTTGCTGTAAATCATGCGCAAAGTGCTCTTGATGCGCGAATGGTTGCTAAAAAAATTGTCGGTTCCTCATTAGTAAAAACAGCTATTTTTGGTAAAGATCCTAATTGGGGCCGCATTATCGCTGCTATTGGAGCCAGCAATGTCGATCTTAACCCAAATCTTATTGATATTAGCATTAATAAAATCGCTGTATTAGTAAATGGTGCCCCTGCAGATTTTAATGCCGATACCATGGCAGAAAAACTTGAGGAGCATGACATTCACATTGATGTCGATTTACATGCCGGTACTGAATCCGGTTGTGCTTGGGGTTCAGATTTAACATACGAATATGTAAAAATTAATGCACTTTATACAACGTGA
- the argC gene encoding N-acetyl-gamma-glutamyl-phosphate reductase: MTDKIIKIAIVGITGYGGLELLRLLYNHPNAKVVSIHNTQTENTDISEQFPHLKSMYNLTPTTFDPMHIMQEADLVFFATSSGVSKDLAQDFIQAKFPVIDLSGDFRLPADIYKKWYKNEPASDEAIQQAHYSLADFYDNKVTYIANPGCYATGTLLALAPLAQNHLLDKDNIIIDAKSGLSGAGKSLTLASHFVNVNENFTMYKANHHQHIPEITQQLQQWQSDIAHIQFTTSLLPINRGIFVSAYVKINDDSQAEKIQELYTATYANKQFVRVMPKNQLPSIKQVIGTNFTDIGLTYNPDTKYLTIVSVLDNMIKGAAGQAIQNMNHMFDLEESTGLHLIAQYA, from the coding sequence ATGACAGACAAAATTATAAAAATTGCTATCGTTGGCATTACAGGATACGGCGGTCTTGAATTATTGCGACTGCTTTACAATCACCCTAATGCTAAGGTTGTGTCCATACATAATACCCAAACAGAAAACACTGACATTAGCGAACAGTTTCCGCATCTAAAATCAATGTATAATTTAACGCCTACGACATTCGACCCAATGCATATTATGCAAGAAGCGGATCTTGTATTTTTTGCAACATCCAGTGGCGTTTCCAAAGATTTAGCTCAGGACTTTATTCAAGCTAAGTTTCCCGTCATTGATCTATCTGGTGATTTTCGTCTTCCCGCTGATATTTATAAAAAATGGTACAAAAACGAACCAGCCTCTGACGAAGCGATTCAACAAGCACACTACAGCTTAGCAGATTTTTATGACAATAAAGTAACTTACATTGCCAATCCTGGTTGTTATGCCACGGGCACACTTCTTGCTCTTGCCCCTCTTGCACAAAACCACCTGCTTGATAAAGATAACATCATCATTGATGCTAAAAGCGGATTATCTGGTGCTGGCAAATCCCTGACATTAGCGAGTCATTTTGTTAACGTTAATGAAAACTTCACCATGTATAAGGCCAACCATCATCAACACATTCCTGAAATTACCCAGCAACTGCAACAATGGCAATCCGATATTGCTCATATTCAATTCACCACATCCCTACTACCAATTAATCGCGGCATTTTTGTCAGTGCTTATGTCAAGATAAACGACGACAGCCAGGCCGAAAAAATTCAGGAATTATACACTGCAACGTATGCAAATAAGCAATTTGTACGTGTCATGCCCAAAAATCAATTACCAAGCATCAAACAGGTTATCGGTACTAACTTTACTGATATCGGACTAACATACAATCCTGATACCAAATACCTCACCATTGTTAGTGTTCTTGACAATATGATCAAAGGCGCTGCTGGACAAGCTATCCAAAACATGAATCATATGTTTGATCTAGAGGAAAGCACAGGACTTCATTTAATTGCTCAATACGCATAA
- a CDS encoding YbhB/YbcL family Raf kinase inhibitor-like protein: MKIDVTLDNGFIPDKYAKYAPANYRTNDMPTTNFPVEISNTPAGTQSLSVSLIDYDAVPVCGFPWIHWLAANLPVTNIPENLRATKRGTFGTNSTWHDVQKLGHPANASINQSYIGPMPPDKTHNYTLTVFALDTKLDLQNGFFLNELRSKSMEHVLDIAILELPARA; this comes from the coding sequence ATGAAAATAGATGTCACACTTGATAACGGTTTTATACCAGATAAGTATGCAAAATATGCACCTGCTAATTATCGTACCAATGATATGCCAACCACTAATTTCCCAGTCGAAATATCCAACACGCCGGCTGGTACCCAATCATTGTCTGTCAGTTTAATCGACTACGATGCCGTTCCTGTATGCGGTTTCCCCTGGATCCACTGGTTAGCGGCAAACCTCCCTGTAACTAATATTCCTGAAAATCTTCGTGCTACCAAACGCGGTACATTTGGTACAAATTCAACTTGGCATGATGTGCAAAAGTTAGGACACCCAGCCAATGCTAGCATAAATCAATCTTATATTGGCCCAATGCCTCCTGATAAGACTCATAACTACACACTAACTGTATTCGCCTTAGATACTAAATTGGACCTGCAGAACGGATTTTTCCTCAATGAATTACGTTCCAAAAGCATGGAACACGTACTTGATATAGCAATTCTTGAATTACCTGCACGAGCTTAA
- a CDS encoding helix-turn-helix domain-containing protein gives MAAHKTVFNDKQRILRLYSALISHRALSIEEIEDMFFIGRKTVQRDISEIRTFLHDLQIGEPIKSEIIFDRHSKKYRLTEMENLFRVFDKINKIDEEE, from the coding sequence ATGGCAGCACATAAAACGGTATTTAATGACAAACAACGTATCTTACGGCTTTATTCAGCATTGATAAGCCATCGAGCGCTCTCAATTGAAGAAATTGAGGACATGTTTTTTATTGGCCGAAAAACTGTCCAACGCGATATCTCCGAAATCCGAACTTTTTTGCATGATTTGCAAATCGGTGAACCAATTAAATCTGAGATTATTTTTGATCGTCATTCAAAGAAATATCGATTGACTGAGATGGAAAACTTATTTAGAGTCTTCGATAAAATCAATAAAATTGATGAAGAGGAATGA
- a CDS encoding potassium channel family protein, translated as MRQTYAIIGLGRFGGALLETLVANGQDVLGIDISEEHVNDYRDIATQVVIADAQEDEVLRKLDIASFDHIVIAIGHNMQASILATINAKDLGAKNVIAKAENRTHLRVLTKIGADVVVQPEREMGERVARKLLAPNMLNFIELSDDYSMAEVQIVNPAFYGRSISNLNIRKKFGLNVIAVRHDGDVIVAPDSTYKLHEKDIVSVVGPKDMVDDFDQLTNNK; from the coding sequence ATGAGACAAACCTATGCCATTATAGGCCTCGGACGTTTTGGCGGCGCCCTTTTGGAAACATTGGTTGCCAATGGGCAAGATGTTTTAGGCATTGATATTAGTGAAGAACATGTTAATGATTATCGTGATATCGCAACACAAGTTGTCATTGCAGATGCTCAAGAAGATGAAGTGTTACGCAAACTAGACATTGCTAGTTTTGATCATATTGTGATTGCCATTGGTCATAATATGCAAGCCAGCATTCTAGCGACCATCAACGCCAAAGATCTTGGTGCTAAGAATGTTATTGCTAAGGCTGAAAATCGCACCCATCTGCGTGTGCTCACAAAAATAGGCGCAGATGTCGTCGTACAACCTGAACGCGAAATGGGCGAACGAGTGGCACGCAAACTTCTTGCGCCTAATATGTTAAACTTCATTGAACTATCTGATGACTATTCAATGGCAGAGGTTCAAATTGTAAACCCCGCCTTTTATGGTCGATCAATTAGTAACTTGAATATTCGTAAAAAATTTGGATTAAATGTTATTGCTGTTCGCCATGATGGGGATGTTATCGTGGCACCGGATTCAACCTACAAACTACATGAGAAAGACATTGTCTCGGTAGTGGGTCCTAAAGATATGGTAGACGATTTTGACCAACTAACAAACAATAAATAA
- a CDS encoding TrkH family potassium uptake protein: MSRKIDLPTAAEMQKFHDKSQRHTFWSRISMPQRLSLGFLTVITVGALLLMLPLSYHGNVGHTFMDGLFTATSAASVTGLTVVDTATHWTTFGQIVIMVLIEIGALGFMSFSVLLFTATRKKMDLRSKMMVQEVYNLESLYDTRVVFGYVIKLSVIIQSIGAVLLAPFFINDFGWKHGMFYAVFHAISAFGNSGFSILPHGTAAYNNQPWILLIIAFLIIAGSLGFLVWRDLLIYRTTHRLTLHSKLALVMTGVLIVGGWLLFELTERNMNSAQDIQPINRIFDTLFMSISYRTAGFAQFGFDSMSSATVLLTMMLMYIGGTPGSTAGGIKTTTLGVLILQTHAALRGKKDVVFSHRRLSHENIVRALLLVFVSLAFLGILSFLLMLTQEHTAHYGLEYIIFEVVSAFATTGLTLGLTPHLTTFGQLIIMLAMFIGRVGIYTVMFSILNVHDDKAPFRYPEESVIIG, encoded by the coding sequence ATGTCTAGAAAAATCGATTTACCAACTGCAGCTGAAATGCAAAAATTTCATGACAAATCGCAACGCCATACTTTTTGGTCACGCATATCAATGCCACAACGATTGTCATTAGGCTTTTTAACAGTCATTACAGTCGGTGCGCTATTGCTAATGCTGCCCCTTAGTTATCATGGTAATGTGGGTCACACCTTCATGGATGGCTTATTTACAGCAACTTCAGCAGCCTCAGTTACTGGCCTCACAGTTGTCGACACAGCAACCCACTGGACCACCTTTGGTCAAATCGTCATCATGGTTTTGATTGAGATTGGCGCACTAGGATTCATGTCGTTTTCAGTGCTGTTATTTACGGCCACCCGAAAAAAAATGGATTTAAGAAGTAAAATGATGGTTCAAGAAGTCTATAACTTGGAAAGCCTCTATGATACACGGGTGGTCTTTGGGTATGTTATTAAACTATCAGTTATTATTCAAAGTATCGGTGCAGTGTTGCTAGCGCCTTTCTTTATAAATGACTTTGGTTGGAAACATGGTATGTTTTATGCTGTATTCCACGCCATTTCAGCATTTGGTAATTCAGGTTTCTCAATTTTACCTCACGGGACAGCTGCTTATAATAATCAACCCTGGATTCTACTAATTATTGCCTTCCTAATTATTGCTGGTTCTCTCGGGTTCTTAGTCTGGCGTGATTTGCTCATATATCGGACAACACATCGCCTAACATTACACTCCAAGCTAGCACTTGTTATGACAGGTGTTCTAATTGTAGGTGGTTGGTTGTTGTTTGAATTGACCGAACGTAATATGAACTCTGCTCAAGACATTCAACCTATAAACCGCATTTTCGATACATTATTTATGTCTATTTCATATCGTACCGCGGGATTCGCACAATTTGGTTTCGATTCAATGAGCTCAGCAACCGTGTTATTAACCATGATGTTAATGTATATTGGTGGTACACCAGGATCAACTGCTGGTGGTATCAAAACCACTACGCTTGGTGTGTTGATTTTACAAACACACGCTGCTTTACGTGGGAAAAAGGATGTTGTATTTTCGCATCGTCGCTTATCACACGAAAACATTGTTCGTGCACTGCTATTAGTTTTCGTATCGCTAGCATTCTTGGGCATCTTATCATTTCTATTAATGCTTACTCAAGAGCACACTGCACATTATGGGCTAGAATACATTATTTTTGAGGTGGTCAGTGCTTTTGCTACAACTGGCTTAACTCTTGGCCTGACCCCACATCTAACAACCTTTGGACAACTTATTATCATGCTTGCAATGTTCATTGGTCGTGTCGGAATCTATACCGTCATGTTCTCCATTCTAAATGTACATGATGATAAAGCACCCTTCCGATACCCAGAAGAATCCGTTATCATTGGATAG
- a CDS encoding MFS transporter: MIRLMQNKDQRNNISVRIAIYLTYIVQGFALIILAQTVQQLSELWNASIAGTTAVVSAIGIGKLIAYPILGELSDHVDRKKLLMMAMFMYLIFFSILPLTKNIFFAVVITTLAGLANAALDSVAYPTLLEMNHGKSSGNVLIKAMISLGEGILPIILVMLINQHIWFGWLFWVATAILVVNLIIMTSINAAGFYTIRTSKGGKRATNKGTWHWNITKILFMIYGFSAMWVMIHFTQWVTRYFHIVQSFSTVSSHVLMSFYSIGSLMGVGTLFLLTNRGWISEKILLMITAIGTIVGLVIVVLSQETISASFGCFIFGFSAAGGALQLGLSQLIASDPKFSGRLTGLYFFFGSIAFFVMPIVTGHFAAQHLQGVMLSLLAVAGLNLFIVVFNFYHSQQVQKQ, translated from the coding sequence ATGATTCGATTAATGCAAAATAAAGATCAGAGGAATAATATTAGTGTACGTATTGCTATTTATTTGACCTATATTGTACAGGGGTTTGCTTTAATTATTTTAGCGCAGACCGTGCAACAATTAAGTGAATTGTGGAATGCCTCAATTGCTGGTACAACTGCTGTCGTTTCAGCAATTGGTATTGGAAAGCTAATTGCTTATCCAATTTTGGGAGAATTGTCTGATCACGTTGATAGAAAAAAATTATTAATGATGGCTATGTTCATGTATTTAATATTTTTTTCTATTTTACCATTAACAAAGAATATATTTTTCGCCGTTGTCATAACCACGCTGGCAGGACTAGCCAACGCGGCATTAGATTCTGTGGCCTACCCCACATTATTAGAAATGAATCATGGTAAATCCAGTGGGAATGTACTCATTAAAGCAATGATTTCATTGGGTGAAGGGATATTACCGATTATTTTAGTCATGTTGATTAATCAACATATTTGGTTTGGTTGGTTATTTTGGGTTGCCACGGCTATTCTGGTAGTAAACTTAATCATCATGACTTCAATTAATGCAGCTGGTTTTTATACTATTCGTACCTCAAAAGGGGGCAAGAGAGCTACCAATAAAGGTACATGGCATTGGAATATTACAAAAATATTATTTATGATTTATGGATTCAGTGCAATGTGGGTGATGATTCATTTTACTCAGTGGGTCACGCGATATTTTCACATTGTACAATCATTTTCAACGGTTAGTTCGCATGTACTAATGTCTTTTTACAGTATTGGCTCACTCATGGGCGTGGGTACTTTGTTTTTATTGACCAACCGGGGATGGATCAGCGAAAAGATATTGTTAATGATCACAGCGATAGGGACAATAGTTGGATTAGTTATTGTCGTTTTGAGCCAAGAAACAATCAGTGCTAGTTTCGGTTGCTTTATTTTTGGTTTTTCAGCCGCAGGAGGAGCGCTACAGTTGGGATTGAGTCAATTAATAGCCTCAGATCCAAAGTTTTCAGGCCGTTTGACCGGTCTCTATTTTTTCTTTGGTAGCATTGCATTTTTTGTTATGCCAATTGTCACTGGTCACTTTGCCGCACAACATTTGCAAGGTGTGATGTTGAGTTTGTTGGCTGTGGCTGGTTTGAATTTGTTTATTGTAGTCTTTAATTTTTATCATTCGCAACAAGTGCAGAAACAATAA
- a CDS encoding helix-turn-helix domain-containing protein, with product MEIGNKIKALRKKNGLTQQQFAEKLYISFQSVSNWERHKGHPTTEMMLLIIEKFDLPLDFFIIPPTNSCEDNDEELILLSFLANMHSNREDKPSLKQLEKTSGIAIQKIKQYYPSYDDLFYAVINRIDKDVKIKVETSLSTNDNLISVFINDMAPMLYEKKEELHLLYTRPYIRNIWITFIKSKYLSLITRYNPKLAADILTTEYLIEMLTSFISVWMSQPEPEPLVDFQNRMKKYLSNL from the coding sequence ATGGAGATTGGTAATAAAATTAAAGCGCTCCGTAAGAAAAACGGACTAACACAACAGCAATTCGCTGAAAAACTATATATTTCATTTCAATCTGTCTCTAATTGGGAACGTCATAAAGGGCACCCTACAACGGAAATGATGCTCTTAATTATTGAAAAGTTTGATTTACCTCTGGATTTTTTTATTATTCCGCCGACTAATTCGTGTGAAGACAATGATGAAGAGCTAATTTTACTATCTTTCTTAGCCAATATGCATTCAAACAGAGAAGATAAGCCTAGTCTCAAACAACTAGAAAAAACTTCTGGTATCGCTATCCAAAAAATTAAACAATATTATCCCTCATATGATGATTTATTTTATGCTGTAATCAATCGGATTGACAAAGACGTTAAAATCAAGGTAGAAACAAGCTTGTCAACCAATGATAATCTTATATCAGTTTTTATCAACGACATGGCACCGATGCTCTACGAAAAGAAAGAAGAATTACACCTTTTATATACGCGCCCATACATTAGAAATATTTGGATTACATTTATCAAATCCAAATATTTATCGCTAATTACACGATATAATCCCAAGTTGGCTGCTGACATTCTAACCACAGAATACTTAATTGAAATGCTCACATCGTTTATTTCTGTCTGGATGAGCCAACCTGAACCAGAGCCACTAGTTGATTTTCAGAACCGGATGAAAAAGTATCTGTCCAACTTATAA
- a CDS encoding helix-turn-helix domain-containing protein — translation MIENHEFCRLSEADIATVIGGESEDIAYNLRRLRLELGYRRADLADELNISLSTIAKYETGSRIPDIDTIIQLSKVLHTNVNNLIFK, via the coding sequence ATGATCGAGAACCATGAGTTTTGCCGATTGAGTGAGGCAGATATAGCCACAGTTATTGGGGGCGAATCAGAAGATATTGCATATAATCTCAGACGATTGAGATTAGAATTAGGGTACAGAAGAGCAGATTTAGCAGATGAGTTGAACATCAGCTTGTCAACAATAGCAAAATATGAGACTGGATCGAGAATACCGGACATTGATACAATAATTCAATTATCCAAAGTATTGCATACAAATGTAAATAATTTAATTTTTAAATGA
- a CDS encoding bacteriocin, with protein MEKLSEQELAKVSGGFPLLPIVVPIIAGGATYVAKDAWNHLDQIRSGWRKAGNSKW; from the coding sequence ATGGAAAAGTTGTCAGAACAAGAATTAGCAAAAGTTTCGGGGGGATTTCCACTATTGCCAATTGTAGTTCCAATTATCGCTGGTGGAGCAACTTATGTTGCAAAAGATGCGTGGAACCATTTGGATCAAATTCGGTCAGGATGGAGAAAAGCAGGTAATAGTAAGTGGTAA
- a CDS encoding CPBP family intramembrane glutamic endopeptidase has translation MDLIIPAIFGQNQDISLNQKMIESMFQQGGIVALLFKLNTIIIAPIIEEISFRGIIFEEAKPLGKVVQFIWPTFVFAAVHGPSTPEQWTVYLTAGALLMVVRLVTKKLQYSVMFHMAHNLMATVGL, from the coding sequence ATGGATTTGATAATACCGGCTATATTTGGACAAAATCAAGATATTAGTTTAAATCAAAAAATGATTGAAAGTATGTTTCAGCAAGGTGGGATAGTAGCATTATTATTTAAACTGAATACTATTATTATTGCGCCAATAATTGAAGAAATTTCCTTTCGTGGCATTATATTTGAAGAGGCAAAGCCTTTAGGGAAAGTTGTACAGTTCATTTGGCCAACGTTTGTTTTTGCGGCAGTCCATGGGCCATCAACACCGGAGCAATGGACGGTTTATTTAACCGCAGGTGCCTTGTTGATGGTTGTTCGCTTAGTGACCAAAAAGTTACAATATTCAGTAATGTTTCATATGGCACATAACTTGATGGCAACGGTTGGCTTGTAG